One window from the genome of Bacillus weihaiensis encodes:
- a CDS encoding spore maturation protein codes for MGIIGVVSLWIIPVIIGVILLYGTYKRVPTYEAFVEGGKEGITISFSIIPYLVGMLVAISVFRASRALEFLMDFMKPVLEVLHIPSEIVPLAFIRPISGTAALGLTSDIISTYGPDSFIGMLAATMQGSTDTTLYVLTVYFGAVGIRKMGDSLKVGLLADFVGIVAAIVIVSLLFA; via the coding sequence ATGGGGATTATTGGAGTTGTTTCACTGTGGATTATACCCGTTATAATCGGTGTCATCTTACTATATGGTACGTATAAAAGAGTACCGACATATGAGGCTTTTGTCGAAGGAGGAAAAGAAGGAATTACAATATCCTTCTCCATTATTCCCTATTTAGTTGGAATGTTAGTAGCGATTTCTGTTTTTAGAGCGTCTAGAGCACTAGAGTTTTTAATGGATTTCATGAAGCCGGTACTTGAAGTGTTGCATATTCCTTCTGAAATTGTTCCTCTTGCGTTCATACGACCTATCTCTGGGACAGCGGCATTAGGTCTTACATCAGATATTATCTCCACATATGGACCTGATTCATTTATTGGAATGCTTGCTGCTACAATGCAGGGTAGTACTGATACGACATTATATGTCTTAACTGTTTATTTTGGTGCAGTTGGAATACGAAAAATGGGTGATTCCTTAAAAGTTGGATTACTAGCAGATTTTGTTGGGATTGTGGCAGCGATCGTCATCGTTTCACTCCTATTCGCTTAA
- the rluB gene encoding 23S rRNA pseudouridine(2605) synthase RluB — protein MERLQKVIAHAGYASRRKAEELILEGKVKVNGKIVKELGTKVTDSDKVEVEGIPLEREEPVYVLLYKPSGVISAVKDDKGRKVVTDFFPYIKQRIYPVGRLDYDTSGLLLLTNDGEFANILMHPRYEVEKSYVAKVKGIPTREKIRELEKGVHLEDGKTAPANAKILSVDKKKNTCILELKIHEGRNRQVRRMFEAIGYPVQKLKREKYAFLNLSGLNTGDSRELTPHEVKQLRALAQHGSKI, from the coding sequence ATGGAACGTTTACAAAAAGTAATTGCTCATGCTGGATATGCATCAAGAAGAAAGGCTGAGGAATTGATTTTAGAAGGAAAAGTAAAAGTGAATGGGAAAATTGTTAAAGAGTTAGGTACAAAAGTAACAGATTCTGACAAAGTTGAGGTAGAAGGGATTCCGTTAGAAAGGGAAGAGCCTGTGTATGTTCTTCTATATAAACCTAGTGGTGTCATCTCTGCTGTTAAAGATGATAAAGGTAGAAAAGTAGTAACGGATTTCTTTCCTTATATAAAACAAAGAATTTATCCTGTTGGTAGATTGGATTATGATACATCTGGATTATTGTTGCTAACAAATGATGGGGAATTTGCCAATATTCTCATGCACCCAAGATATGAAGTTGAAAAATCTTATGTAGCAAAGGTGAAAGGAATCCCAACACGTGAAAAGATAAGAGAGCTCGAAAAGGGTGTTCATCTTGAAGATGGAAAGACAGCGCCTGCAAACGCGAAAATTTTATCAGTGGATAAAAAGAAAAACACGTGTATTCTTGAATTGAAGATTCATGAAGGACGCAATCGACAAGTAAGAAGAATGTTTGAAGCGATTGGTTATCCAGTACAAAAATTAAAACGTGAAAAATATGCCTTCTTAAACTTAAGTGGATTAAATACAGGTGATTCAAGAGAGCTTACTCCACACGAGGTAAAACAGTTGAGAGCTCTAGCACAGCACGGTAGTAAAATATAA
- a CDS encoding D-alanyl-D-alanine carboxypeptidase family protein codes for MLQMKKLSTCFIIIILFISLLPHQTSAIGVSAQTAILIDQESGRVLYEKDAHKKMRIASITKIMTAILAVESEKLNDMVTVSEKATQAEGSSIYLQKGEEIKLEDLVYGLMLRSGNDSAVAIAEHVGGSLEGFVIMMNQKAEEIGMTNTVFANPHGLDDHENHYSTAYDMAILTQYAMQNEEYQKISGTKTHKAPNPNEKWDRVWHNKNKLLTQLYDYSTGGKTGYTVRAKRTLVSTASKEGFHTIVVTLNDPDDWDDHINLHNYAYSQFEITKLKNQGVIKEIENEFYKNKVFIERDVIYPLTKEEQEKVKINMTLSKPQEEWEDSRNVPDVVGKMSIKVDEKEIAQLPIYFDNGNVEKPKGSLWDLFKQLFFIAAGVK; via the coding sequence ATGCTACAAATGAAGAAACTATCAACTTGCTTTATCATCATAATCCTTTTTATTTCCTTGCTCCCGCACCAAACATCAGCAATCGGTGTGAGTGCTCAAACTGCAATTTTAATAGATCAAGAATCAGGAAGAGTACTATACGAGAAAGATGCACATAAAAAAATGAGGATAGCAAGTATAACGAAAATTATGACTGCGATATTAGCGGTTGAATCTGAAAAACTAAATGATATGGTTACTGTTAGTGAAAAGGCTACTCAAGCAGAGGGTTCTTCAATTTATTTACAAAAAGGGGAAGAAATTAAATTGGAGGACTTAGTATATGGGCTTATGCTTAGATCAGGAAATGATTCAGCAGTTGCTATCGCCGAACATGTCGGGGGGAGTCTTGAAGGATTTGTTATCATGATGAATCAAAAAGCAGAAGAAATTGGCATGACAAACACTGTTTTTGCAAATCCACATGGTTTAGATGATCATGAGAATCATTATTCTACAGCATATGACATGGCTATTTTAACTCAATATGCCATGCAAAACGAGGAGTATCAAAAGATTTCAGGTACAAAAACACATAAGGCCCCAAATCCAAATGAGAAATGGGACAGAGTATGGCATAACAAAAATAAGCTGTTAACACAGCTATATGACTATTCGACAGGTGGAAAAACTGGGTACACAGTAAGAGCAAAGCGAACGCTCGTATCAACGGCGTCAAAGGAAGGATTTCATACAATTGTAGTCACATTAAATGATCCAGATGATTGGGATGACCATATCAATCTTCATAACTATGCATATAGTCAATTTGAAATAACAAAATTAAAGAATCAAGGAGTCATTAAGGAAATAGAAAATGAATTTTACAAAAATAAGGTGTTTATTGAAAGAGATGTTATTTATCCTTTAACGAAGGAAGAACAAGAAAAAGTCAAGATCAATATGACCTTATCGAAACCTCAAGAAGAGTGGGAAGACAGTAGGAATGTTCCAGATGTAGTAGGGAAGATGTCAATAAAAGTTGATGAAAAAGAAATTGCTCAATTACCAATTTATTTTGATAATGGAAATGTAGAAAAACCAAAAGGTTCATTATGGGATTTGTTTAAACAATTATTTTTCATTGCGGCTGGTGTAAAGTAG
- the resA gene encoding thiol-disulfide oxidoreductase ResA: protein MKKKKRLLMRSIILILLISALGYTLYSNFFVSKERVRAGSEAPNFLLKDLEGNEHQLSDYKGKGVFLNFWGTWCEPCEREMPYMNKQYQMYKDQGVEVLAVNIAESDLAVSTFVNKYDLSFPVVLDKQSQVFKAYGVGKLPATYLIDSDGKVVDVITGTLTERMIQEYMEQIKP from the coding sequence ATGAAGAAAAAAAAACGCTTACTCATGCGCTCTATTATTTTAATACTATTAATTAGTGCATTAGGCTACACATTATATTCGAATTTTTTCGTTAGCAAGGAAAGAGTAAGGGCTGGCAGTGAGGCACCAAATTTTCTTCTGAAGGATTTAGAAGGAAACGAACATCAATTGTCAGATTATAAAGGGAAAGGTGTTTTTCTTAACTTTTGGGGAACTTGGTGTGAACCTTGCGAAAGAGAAATGCCTTATATGAATAAGCAATATCAGATGTATAAGGACCAAGGTGTCGAAGTCCTAGCTGTAAATATTGCAGAATCTGATTTAGCAGTGAGTACATTTGTTAATAAATATGATTTATCCTTTCCTGTTGTTCTTGATAAACAGAGTCAAGTGTTTAAGGCCTATGGTGTCGGAAAGTTACCTGCAACCTATCTTATTGATTCTGATGGAAAGGTTGTTGATGTGATTACAGGAACATTAACAGAAAGAATGATTCAGGAATACATGGAACAGATTAAACCATAA
- a CDS encoding nucleoside recognition domain-containing protein has translation MVNLIWVSLTVIGIVFAMFNGTMEEVNEAIFKGGKEAVTISIGFISVLVFWLGLMKVAEKAGLLEKLGKLFKPIVTRLFPEVPPEHPAMGYMLSNMMANLFGLGNAATPLGIKAMEQLKVLNGNSDKASRSMITFLAINTSSLTLIPTTVIAIMMTYGSASPTSIVGPTLIATFLSTLGAIMIDRYFYYRRKKKGDE, from the coding sequence ATGGTTAATCTCATATGGGTATCCTTAACAGTTATCGGAATAGTTTTTGCAATGTTTAACGGAACTATGGAAGAGGTTAATGAAGCAATTTTCAAAGGTGGCAAAGAAGCTGTCACTATTTCGATAGGATTTATTAGTGTTCTTGTGTTTTGGTTAGGGTTAATGAAAGTAGCAGAAAAAGCAGGTCTACTTGAGAAGCTAGGGAAGCTATTCAAGCCAATTGTAACAAGGCTATTTCCAGAGGTACCTCCTGAACACCCAGCGATGGGCTATATGTTATCAAATATGATGGCGAATTTGTTTGGGCTAGGCAATGCAGCTACCCCTCTTGGGATTAAAGCGATGGAGCAGTTAAAGGTGTTAAATGGAAATTCAGATAAAGCAAGCCGCTCAATGATTACCTTTTTGGCTATTAATACATCAAGCTTAACGTTAATACCTACTACAGTTATTGCTATTATGATGACCTACGGCTCTGCATCACCTACAAGTATTGTTGGACCGACATTAATTGCAACATTCTTATCTACTTTAGGAGCAATAATGATTGATCGATATTTTTACTATAGGAGAAAGAAAAAGGGTGATGAGTAG